Proteins encoded in a region of the Saccharothrix ecbatanensis genome:
- a CDS encoding DUF397 domain-containing protein: MTTGWFKSTYSSGGSNGCVEVRFTEAAVGVRDSKNPHGPAFSFTGRAWGSFLTRLADR, from the coding sequence GTGACCACAGGTTGGTTCAAGAGCACCTACAGCTCTGGCGGCAGCAACGGGTGTGTCGAGGTGCGGTTCACCGAGGCTGCCGTCGGCGTGCGGGACTCCAAGAATCCCCACGGGCCGGCGTTCTCGTTCACCGGTCGCGCTTGGGGCTCGTTCCTCACCCGGCTCGCCGACCGCTAG
- a CDS encoding Imm1 family immunity protein: MNYTLHVWYYRADAPSDAARTVRSESELADVLTYVLANHQPNPPVLVARERPKVGRRGRPDHQLKIDADRESAVGAVLAMGPRDFVPESAPDFATTSPDGGVWVARSTAWVPPVGTPPLYIDKAVMTEFPRNAVLPLDLWREALYEFMRTGLRPTCVEWDVSTVY, encoded by the coding sequence GTGAACTACACCCTCCATGTCTGGTACTACCGGGCGGATGCGCCTTCGGATGCGGCGCGGACTGTGCGGTCCGAGTCGGAATTGGCTGATGTCCTGACCTATGTGCTCGCCAACCACCAGCCGAACCCCCCGGTCCTGGTGGCGAGAGAGCGGCCGAAGGTCGGTCGTCGCGGGCGGCCCGACCACCAGCTCAAGATCGACGCTGACCGTGAGAGTGCAGTGGGTGCGGTCTTGGCGATGGGGCCGCGAGACTTCGTGCCCGAGTCGGCTCCCGACTTCGCCACGACGTCACCGGACGGCGGGGTGTGGGTGGCTCGGAGCACCGCATGGGTACCGCCTGTCGGCACGCCGCCGTTGTACATCGACAAAGCGGTGATGACCGAGTTCCCTCGGAACGCTGTGCTGCCGTTGGACCTTTGGCGAGAGGCGTTGTACGAGTTCATGCGCACAGGCCTTCGCCCCACGTGCGTCGAGTGGGACGTGTCGACCGTGTACTAG
- a CDS encoding DddA-like double-stranded DNA deaminase toxin yields MEADVAEVVSLWSHVSRDVERLRDALAMGIACAERYLNHLRLDSGGRADTSPEPPWDEQQRKSLPAYITSGRLFDEDGYGELIQSGREPDGEHQRIADLLIEQDEVPRSGFPEVAKHVEMKAAWRLRESRAGSAMLIVNNVVCTGPISCVELLESVLLPGQVLTVYDPVKARRFEGRSDDR; encoded by the coding sequence TTGGAGGCTGATGTCGCGGAAGTCGTCAGCCTCTGGTCGCACGTGTCCCGCGACGTGGAGCGACTGCGAGACGCCCTGGCGATGGGAATCGCTTGTGCGGAGCGCTACCTGAACCACCTTCGCCTGGATTCCGGAGGCCGTGCCGACACGTCGCCCGAACCCCCTTGGGACGAACAACAGCGGAAGTCGCTCCCCGCCTACATCACCAGTGGACGGCTGTTCGACGAGGACGGTTACGGCGAACTGATCCAAAGCGGTCGCGAGCCCGACGGCGAACACCAGAGGATCGCCGACTTGCTGATCGAGCAGGACGAGGTCCCTCGAAGCGGGTTCCCCGAGGTCGCCAAGCACGTCGAGATGAAGGCGGCTTGGCGACTACGCGAAAGCAGAGCCGGCAGCGCGATGCTGATCGTGAACAACGTGGTGTGCACTGGACCGATAAGCTGCGTTGAGCTGCTCGAATCGGTGTTGCTGCCAGGACAGGTGCTGACCGTGTACGACCCGGTGAAGGCCAGGCGATTCGAGGGGAGGAGTGACGACCGGTGA
- a CDS encoding DUF6802 family protein: MYIDETGATDGELKVTVSDEEYTAEATYDLDQDGVEESAVVETDDGGHLAFSDTDGDGQADLMSTFDADGELTSQAKFDEGSGEWIAVEPSDDHSQQTNTNAGKSIVVDTEDGADQNVGPATEDTDGDGRADTAVVRDDEGDTWLFTDADGDGNADLATEITQDGEVTVSKHTGDDEWTEVEHGRIGEDGKYTPDSDEAWSEEKVTVSGVVRIDAVTGQWISPN, translated from the coding sequence GTGTACATCGACGAAACAGGCGCGACCGACGGCGAGCTGAAGGTCACGGTCAGCGACGAGGAGTACACCGCCGAGGCGACCTACGACCTGGACCAGGACGGTGTCGAGGAGAGCGCGGTCGTGGAGACCGACGACGGCGGGCACCTGGCGTTCAGCGACACGGACGGCGATGGTCAGGCCGACCTGATGAGCACGTTCGACGCCGACGGCGAGCTGACCAGCCAGGCCAAGTTCGACGAGGGTTCCGGCGAGTGGATCGCGGTGGAGCCGTCGGACGACCACAGCCAGCAGACGAACACGAACGCGGGCAAGTCGATCGTGGTCGACACCGAGGACGGCGCCGACCAGAACGTCGGGCCGGCCACCGAGGACACCGACGGCGACGGCCGGGCGGACACGGCGGTCGTGCGTGACGACGAGGGCGACACCTGGCTCTTCACCGACGCCGATGGCGACGGCAACGCCGACCTGGCCACCGAGATCACCCAGGACGGCGAGGTCACCGTCTCGAAGCACACCGGTGACGACGAGTGGACCGAGGTCGAACACGGCCGCATCGGCGAGGACGGCAAGTACACGCCCGACAGCGACGAGGCCTGGTCGGAGGAGAAGGTGACGGTCTCCGGCGTGGTCCGCATCGACGCCGTGACCGGCCAGTGGATCAGCCCGAACTGA
- a CDS encoding dynamin family protein, with translation MSTLPQIVRQTREKLTNLVRTLDPAAASFVEGRRAGPASVVVVGETNRGKSSLVNALLATPGLSPVDAEVATATYLVFRYGEEWDARACYAGSMSPVPFDRSELVNWVSAAHELPEGMLPPRYVEVDAPIPLLERLSVVDTPGVGGLDSVHGELAAEAAATATALLFVVDASAPFTRGELDFLRTVGERVETVVFALAKVDQYRGWRQVMEADQALLAEHAPRFRGATFHPVSSRMFELASKAPNPDAAAMLRERSGIGELQEALQELVVGRAAMLGEANGLRALATVLDELIARQEADKRALSSGEEEAETLRGRRDELNSQRRSSTRSWQVRLRGEVQRARVEGAHEVSRQMRDVQTWFRTAIDAADRERLAALPQQVDAALQMVSGRISAGLAVRLAKVADSALADLFSADELAVIRSQFARGVTPPVVLRPPEKRAPTAEDKLLVFMGVSGGLGAGRLAALPLAGLGVAALNPIVLPVTIALGLGAGWWMARTRKHSADKQHLKQWLSDAIADARSTVDQLVAEQLIEAEQQLSLALDDALGKRVDAIEAELREVDKALRMEAGERARALQAVTRRVAELTAGRVKVDELLGRIRAVRDRV, from the coding sequence ATGAGCACGCTCCCGCAGATCGTCCGCCAGACCAGGGAGAAGCTGACGAACCTGGTCCGCACGCTGGACCCGGCGGCGGCGTCGTTCGTGGAGGGGCGCCGAGCCGGTCCCGCGTCCGTCGTGGTCGTCGGTGAGACGAACCGGGGCAAGAGTTCGCTGGTCAACGCCCTGTTGGCGACGCCGGGCCTGTCACCGGTGGACGCCGAGGTGGCGACCGCGACGTACCTCGTGTTCCGGTACGGCGAGGAGTGGGACGCCCGCGCCTGCTACGCCGGGTCGATGTCGCCGGTGCCGTTCGACCGGTCCGAGCTGGTGAACTGGGTGTCGGCGGCGCACGAGCTGCCCGAGGGCATGTTGCCGCCCCGGTACGTCGAGGTCGACGCCCCGATCCCGCTGCTGGAACGACTGTCCGTTGTGGACACCCCCGGCGTCGGCGGGCTCGACTCGGTGCACGGTGAACTGGCCGCCGAAGCCGCCGCCACCGCGACCGCGCTGCTGTTCGTGGTGGACGCGTCGGCCCCGTTCACGCGCGGTGAGCTGGACTTCCTCCGCACGGTCGGCGAGCGCGTGGAGACCGTGGTGTTCGCCTTGGCCAAGGTCGACCAGTACCGGGGTTGGCGGCAGGTGATGGAGGCGGACCAGGCGTTGCTGGCGGAGCACGCGCCCCGGTTCCGCGGCGCCACGTTCCACCCGGTGTCGTCGCGGATGTTCGAGCTGGCTTCGAAGGCGCCGAACCCGGACGCGGCGGCGATGCTGCGCGAGCGGTCCGGGATCGGGGAGTTGCAGGAGGCGTTGCAGGAGCTGGTGGTCGGTCGGGCGGCGATGCTCGGCGAGGCCAACGGGTTGCGTGCGCTGGCGACCGTGCTCGACGAGCTGATCGCGCGTCAGGAGGCGGACAAGCGCGCGCTGTCGTCCGGTGAAGAGGAAGCCGAGACGCTGCGCGGACGGCGTGACGAGCTGAACTCCCAACGCCGTTCGTCCACGCGCAGTTGGCAGGTCCGGCTGCGTGGCGAGGTGCAGCGCGCCCGGGTGGAAGGGGCGCACGAGGTCAGCCGGCAGATGCGGGACGTGCAGACGTGGTTCCGCACGGCCATCGACGCGGCGGACCGCGAGCGGCTGGCGGCGTTGCCGCAGCAGGTGGACGCGGCGTTGCAGATGGTGTCCGGGCGGATCAGCGCCGGGTTGGCGGTGCGGCTGGCGAAGGTGGCGGACTCGGCGCTGGCGGACCTGTTCTCGGCGGACGAGCTGGCCGTGATCCGCAGCCAGTTCGCGCGGGGCGTGACGCCGCCGGTCGTGCTGAGGCCGCCGGAGAAGCGCGCGCCGACGGCCGAGGACAAGCTCCTGGTGTTCATGGGCGTGTCCGGCGGGTTGGGCGCGGGCCGGTTGGCCGCGTTGCCGCTGGCCGGGCTCGGGGTGGCGGCGCTGAACCCGATCGTGCTGCCGGTGACGATCGCGCTGGGGCTCGGCGCGGGCTGGTGGATGGCCCGGACCCGCAAGCACTCGGCCGACAAGCAGCACCTCAAGCAGTGGCTGTCGGATGCCATCGCGGACGCGCGGTCCACCGTGGACCAGTTGGTGGCGGAGCAGTTGATCGAGGCGGAGCAGCAGTTGTCGCTGGCGTTGGACGACGCGTTGGGCAAGCGGGTCGACGCGATCGAGGCAGAGCTGCGCGAGGTCGACAAGGCGTTGCGGATGGAAGCCGGTGAACGCGCTCGTGCGTTGCAGGCGGTGACGCGGCGGGTGGCCGAGCTGACCGCGGGCCGGGTGAAGGTGGACGAGTTGCTCGGCCGGATCCGGGCGGTGCGCGACCGCGTCTAG
- the grpE gene encoding nucleotide exchange factor GrpE, with the protein MSGTEPGASASDHAVETTTLEHTIAGELLDQALAERRALVQLCLYALDRARSAGVVERLEEGLAAIGVTAVRPDGERFDPSRHEAGGTAPTEDLSLDGVVAETEVVGFTDRGRTLRAPIVTVYTAR; encoded by the coding sequence ATGAGCGGAACGGAACCGGGCGCGTCCGCGTCCGACCACGCTGTGGAGACGACGACGCTGGAGCACACCATCGCCGGCGAGCTGCTCGACCAGGCGTTGGCCGAGCGGCGCGCGTTGGTGCAGCTCTGCCTGTACGCGCTGGACCGGGCTCGCAGCGCCGGGGTGGTGGAACGGCTGGAAGAGGGCCTGGCTGCCATCGGCGTGACGGCGGTGCGGCCGGACGGCGAGCGGTTCGATCCGTCCCGGCACGAGGCGGGCGGCACCGCGCCGACGGAGGACTTGTCGCTTGACGGTGTGGTCGCCGAGACCGAAGTGGTCGGGTTCACCGATCGAGGCCGGACGCTGCGCGCGCCGATCGTCACCGTCTACACCGCACGATGA
- a CDS encoding dynamin family protein yields MTTQAQQLAGPLSAAVANLCVGLQAQVSPATAAGFREVLRRLSAPLQVAVAGRIKSGKSTLVNALIGRRVAPTDVGECTRLVTRFQYGTVDRIEVVFTDGRKQVLPFESNGSIPSDLGVDIDKVSHIEAYLTNAVLRDLTVIDTPGLGSLDAASVARTEALLGSRADGADSTESDSAGLDSAGLDPVSRNAVAGAEAVLYVVTQGVRADDQQALAAFTAATASREAGPVNAIAVLNKADTIAAETVEGSDGDTWRAAVLLAERQAHTLKPRVADVLPVIGLVAESTETGGFTSADADALRRLADLDDATRETMLISADLFVSWECDVPVGTRTRLLEKLDLYGIGKALEAIDGEPNITAGALRRKLLDASGLDGVRAKLNAVFRSRADGIKAAAALASVTSLAAASGDPNERQRVHNAIEVLLAKPEAHQLRLLEALTLVASGAVAMPNDLVEEVLRFGSSPDLSEQLGLRGRPPQELMAYALERAGWWRSFASFGATPAQSRVAHVVHRAYFLIWQQLRGRR; encoded by the coding sequence GTGACGACGCAGGCCCAGCAGCTCGCCGGTCCGCTCTCGGCGGCCGTGGCGAACCTGTGCGTCGGCTTGCAGGCCCAGGTGTCGCCCGCGACCGCGGCCGGGTTCCGCGAGGTGCTGCGCCGGCTGTCCGCGCCGTTGCAGGTCGCCGTCGCCGGTCGGATCAAGTCCGGTAAGTCGACGCTGGTCAACGCCCTGATCGGACGCCGGGTCGCGCCGACGGACGTGGGCGAGTGCACCCGGCTCGTGACCCGCTTCCAGTACGGCACGGTGGACCGGATCGAGGTCGTGTTCACCGACGGCCGCAAGCAGGTGCTGCCGTTCGAGTCGAACGGGTCGATCCCGTCCGACCTCGGCGTGGACATCGACAAGGTGTCCCACATCGAGGCGTACCTGACGAACGCGGTGCTGCGGGACCTGACCGTGATCGACACCCCCGGCCTGGGATCGCTGGACGCGGCGTCGGTGGCGCGCACCGAGGCGTTGCTCGGCTCGCGGGCGGACGGGGCGGATTCGACCGAGTCGGATTCCGCTGGGCTGGATTCCGCTGGGCTGGACCCCGTGTCCCGGAACGCGGTCGCCGGCGCGGAGGCCGTCCTGTACGTCGTCACGCAGGGCGTTCGTGCGGACGACCAGCAGGCGCTGGCCGCGTTCACCGCCGCGACCGCGAGCCGTGAGGCCGGTCCGGTGAACGCCATCGCGGTGTTGAACAAGGCCGACACGATCGCCGCCGAGACCGTCGAAGGTTCGGACGGCGACACGTGGCGTGCCGCCGTGCTGCTCGCCGAACGCCAGGCGCACACCCTCAAGCCGCGGGTCGCGGACGTGCTGCCGGTGATCGGCCTGGTCGCCGAGTCCACCGAGACCGGCGGCTTCACGTCGGCCGACGCGGACGCGCTGCGCCGGCTGGCCGACCTCGACGACGCGACCCGCGAGACCATGCTGATCTCGGCGGACCTGTTCGTGAGCTGGGAGTGCGACGTCCCGGTCGGCACCCGCACCCGGCTGCTGGAGAAACTCGACCTCTACGGCATCGGCAAGGCGCTCGAAGCGATCGACGGCGAACCGAACATCACGGCGGGAGCACTGCGCCGCAAGCTGCTCGACGCGTCCGGGCTGGACGGCGTGCGCGCGAAGCTCAACGCGGTGTTCCGGTCACGGGCCGACGGCATCAAGGCCGCCGCCGCGCTGGCCTCCGTGACGTCGCTGGCCGCCGCCTCCGGTGACCCGAACGAGCGGCAGCGCGTGCACAACGCGATCGAGGTGCTGCTGGCCAAGCCGGAGGCGCACCAGCTGCGGCTGCTGGAGGCGTTGACGCTGGTCGCGTCCGGCGCCGTGGCGATGCCGAACGACCTGGTGGAAGAGGTGCTGCGGTTCGGCAGCTCGCCGGACCTGTCCGAGCAGCTCGGTTTGAGGGGCCGGCCGCCCCAGGAGCTGATGGCCTACGCGCTGGAACGGGCGGGCTGGTGGCGTTCCTTCGCTTCGTTCGGCGCCACCCCCGCGCAGAGCCGGGTCGCGCACGTGGTGCACCGGGCGTACTTCCTGATCTGGCAACAACTGCGGGGACGGCGATGA
- a CDS encoding sensor histidine kinase — MRAHPAFGDSLMAGLLLVFDMVALATDGARVPGSTLLFVGAMLIVPVVFRRRYPLGASYVILFGGAVQLVTHGNLESGLPFRLADFSLAIALYTVVVYVGRRQGLLYAIWLAIGTFVWALWPMEATGAAAFMVFVIAVVFGFSWAMGEFVGARRAYHWELEQRLKLLETERDQQARIAVGEERSRIARELHDVVAHAVSVMVVQADGASYAIKTNPDLAEAAVRTIADTGRQALTELRRLLGVLRSEDQSGTQWMPQPGAGDLRELAENCRATGLPVRLETDGDLDALPAGLGLGVYRIVQEALTNTLKHAGAGASATVRVTQAADQVEVEVADDGFGTPHDLVAVSGGNGLIGMRERAGVLGGSLEAGPNPGGGWRVRAVLPLVPS; from the coding sequence ATGCGAGCTCACCCGGCCTTCGGGGACTCCCTGATGGCCGGGTTGCTGCTCGTGTTCGACATGGTCGCGCTGGCCACCGACGGCGCCCGGGTGCCCGGCTCCACGCTGCTGTTCGTCGGCGCGATGTTGATCGTGCCGGTGGTGTTCCGCCGGCGGTACCCGCTGGGCGCGTCGTACGTCATCCTGTTCGGCGGTGCCGTGCAGCTCGTCACGCACGGGAACCTCGAAAGCGGGCTGCCGTTCCGGCTGGCCGACTTCTCGCTGGCCATCGCGCTGTACACGGTGGTCGTGTACGTCGGCCGCCGGCAAGGGCTGCTGTACGCGATCTGGCTGGCCATCGGCACGTTCGTGTGGGCCCTGTGGCCGATGGAGGCGACCGGCGCGGCCGCGTTCATGGTGTTCGTGATCGCGGTGGTGTTCGGGTTCAGCTGGGCGATGGGCGAGTTCGTCGGCGCGCGCCGGGCCTACCACTGGGAGCTGGAGCAGCGGCTCAAGCTGCTGGAGACCGAACGGGACCAGCAGGCGCGGATCGCGGTGGGCGAGGAGCGGTCGCGGATCGCGCGTGAGCTGCACGACGTGGTCGCGCACGCGGTGAGCGTGATGGTGGTGCAGGCGGACGGCGCGAGCTACGCGATCAAGACCAACCCGGACCTGGCCGAAGCGGCGGTGCGGACCATCGCGGACACCGGGCGGCAGGCGTTGACCGAGCTGCGGCGGCTGCTGGGCGTGCTGCGTTCGGAGGACCAGTCCGGCACCCAGTGGATGCCCCAACCCGGTGCCGGTGACCTGCGCGAACTGGCCGAGAACTGCCGGGCGACCGGGTTGCCGGTGCGGCTGGAGACGGACGGCGACCTCGACGCGTTGCCCGCCGGTCTGGGGCTCGGCGTGTACCGGATCGTCCAGGAGGCGTTGACGAACACGTTGAAGCACGCGGGCGCGGGCGCTTCGGCCACCGTCCGCGTCACGCAGGCCGCCGATCAGGTAGAGGTGGAGGTGGCGGACGACGGGTTCGGCACGCCGCACGACCTGGTCGCGGTGTCCGGCGGCAACGGGCTGATCGGCATGCGCGAACGTGCCGGCGTGCTCGGTGGCTCGCTGGAGGCGGGTCCCAACCCCGGTGGCGGGTGGCGGGTCCGCGCCGTGCTGCCGCTGGTCCCGTCATAG
- a CDS encoding response regulator, which translates to MIRVLLVDDQELMRMGFRMVLGAQEDVDVVGEAANGLDAVHLAERLRPDVVLMDVRMPVLDGVEATKLIAEAGTAKILVMTTFDLDEYALSALRNGASGFLLKDTPPGDLVSALRAVASGDAVVSPSVTKRLLSRFLGDGGGELRDAAVLEALTEREREVLVLIAKGLSNTEIARKLFLSEATVKTHVGRILAKLELRDRVQAVVLAYETGLVRPGDV; encoded by the coding sequence GTGATCCGAGTACTGCTGGTGGACGACCAGGAGCTCATGCGCATGGGCTTCCGGATGGTGCTCGGCGCGCAGGAGGACGTCGACGTGGTCGGTGAGGCGGCCAACGGGCTCGACGCCGTGCACCTGGCGGAGCGGCTGCGGCCCGACGTGGTGCTGATGGACGTGCGGATGCCGGTGCTGGACGGGGTCGAGGCGACCAAGCTGATCGCCGAGGCGGGCACCGCGAAGATCCTCGTGATGACCACGTTCGACCTGGACGAGTACGCGTTGTCGGCGTTGCGGAACGGCGCCTCCGGGTTCCTGCTGAAGGACACTCCGCCGGGTGACCTGGTGTCGGCGCTGCGTGCGGTGGCCAGCGGTGACGCGGTGGTGTCGCCTTCGGTGACCAAGCGGCTGCTGAGCCGGTTCCTCGGTGACGGCGGCGGTGAGCTGCGGGACGCGGCGGTGCTGGAGGCGTTGACCGAGCGTGAGCGCGAGGTGCTGGTGCTGATCGCCAAGGGGCTGTCGAACACCGAGATCGCGCGGAAGCTGTTCCTCTCGGAGGCGACGGTGAAGACGCACGTGGGGCGCATCCTGGCGAAGCTGGAGCTGCGGGACCGGGTGCAGGCCGTCGTGCTGGCGTACGAGACGGGGCTCGTGCGGCCCGGCGACGTCTGA
- a CDS encoding SDR family oxidoreductase — translation MADLTGKVAAVTGATRGAGRAIAVELGAAKATVFVGGRSTREQKSPIGRDETIEETAELVTAAGGRGIPVRCDFTVPADVDAFRARIESEVDGRLDVLVDDVWGGEADTEFKVFWEQDLDRQLGMWRNSVQAHLVTLHRLLPLLVRQPGGLLVEVTDGDSDEYYSESLAYDSVKVAIRRFGTVMAKELEPFGGTSVAVTPGFLRSEQMLEHFGVKEENWRDAIAKEPHYAMSETPRYVGRGVAALAADPDRHRFTGKALASWTLMREYGFTDLDGSQPDWGRWYEDVFKAGVDPTTADAAKYR, via the coding sequence ATGGCGGATTTGACGGGCAAGGTGGCGGCGGTCACGGGGGCGACGCGAGGAGCGGGACGGGCGATCGCGGTCGAGTTGGGCGCGGCGAAGGCGACGGTGTTCGTCGGCGGCCGGTCGACGCGCGAGCAGAAGTCGCCGATCGGCCGGGACGAGACGATCGAGGAGACGGCCGAACTCGTCACGGCGGCCGGCGGCAGGGGCATCCCGGTGCGCTGCGACTTCACCGTGCCGGCGGACGTGGACGCGTTCCGCGCCCGCATCGAGTCCGAAGTGGACGGCCGGTTGGACGTCCTCGTGGACGATGTGTGGGGTGGCGAGGCGGACACCGAGTTCAAGGTCTTCTGGGAGCAGGACCTGGACCGGCAGCTGGGGATGTGGCGCAACAGCGTCCAAGCGCACCTGGTCACGCTGCACCGCCTGCTGCCGCTGCTGGTGCGGCAGCCGGGTGGGCTGCTGGTCGAGGTGACCGACGGCGACAGCGACGAGTACTACAGCGAGTCGCTGGCGTACGACTCGGTGAAGGTCGCGATCCGGCGGTTCGGCACGGTCATGGCGAAGGAGCTGGAGCCGTTCGGCGGCACGTCCGTCGCCGTCACGCCGGGTTTCCTGCGGTCGGAGCAGATGCTGGAGCACTTCGGCGTGAAGGAGGAGAACTGGCGCGACGCGATCGCCAAGGAGCCGCACTACGCGATGTCCGAGACGCCGCGCTACGTGGGGCGTGGCGTGGCGGCGTTGGCCGCCGATCCGGACCGCCACCGGTTCACCGGCAAGGCGCTCGCGTCGTGGACCCTCATGCGTGAGTACGGCTTCACCGACCTCGACGGTTCGCAACCCGACTGGGGCCGGTGGTACGAGGACGTCTTCAAGGCGGGCGTCGACCCGACCACGGCGGACGCCGCGAAGTACCGCTGA
- a CDS encoding TetR/AcrR family transcriptional regulator: MARPKTITDERLLTATAEVIGRKGPGFTMADVAAQADVSVGTVALRFGSKSGLLQALTRQTTADITQRMRQAAAREDPVEGLRAALLSWFEGMTDPAEAQNHLAQLGVDLIDPELRALLADLYAATEQTVVDITRRVDLPHGPPPERAGRVLTGLLYGVSMDWSVRPRGALADRLEQDVDAVLDAWKGR; this comes from the coding sequence GTGGCACGACCGAAGACGATCACGGACGAACGCCTGCTGACCGCGACGGCAGAGGTGATCGGTCGCAAGGGACCGGGGTTCACCATGGCCGACGTGGCCGCGCAAGCGGACGTCTCCGTTGGCACGGTGGCGCTGCGGTTCGGCTCGAAGAGCGGCCTGCTCCAGGCCCTGACCAGGCAGACCACGGCCGACATCACGCAGCGGATGCGTCAGGCGGCGGCACGTGAAGACCCGGTCGAGGGCCTGCGGGCCGCGCTGCTGTCGTGGTTCGAGGGCATGACGGACCCGGCCGAGGCGCAGAACCACCTGGCGCAGCTCGGCGTGGACCTGATCGACCCGGAGCTGCGCGCGCTGCTGGCCGACCTGTACGCGGCGACCGAGCAGACCGTGGTGGACATCACCCGACGGGTGGATCTTCCGCACGGTCCGCCGCCCGAACGTGCGGGGCGGGTGCTCACGGGGTTGCTCTACGGAGTGTCGATGGACTGGTCGGTCCGGCCGCGCGGTGCGCTGGCCGACCGGCTGGAGCAGGACGTGGACGCGGTGCTGGACGCGTGGAAGGGGAGATGA
- a CDS encoding HAD family hydrolase — translation MTWRPRLIALDIDGTITPVGREDVAPAVRAAIKRAVDHGAHVVLATGRSLVGTRPIVEDLGLRATTAICSNGAVWWDTDSGEVVRKIEFQPGPSVERLRDLLPDSVFAVEVTGVGNLSLGRFPEGDLWGEVREVSFEELAATPTSRLVMRWVGRTPEELALRLLDIELPDVSASCDHNEPWLTLSPPGVTKGAALEVLRRELGVSEKDTLAIGDGSNDVAMLWWAAHGVAMGQAPAAVRAVADAVTGTILDDGAAAVLDRYFAA, via the coding sequence GTGACCTGGAGACCACGCCTCATCGCCCTGGACATCGACGGAACCATCACCCCGGTCGGCCGCGAGGACGTCGCGCCGGCGGTGCGTGCGGCGATCAAGCGTGCCGTGGACCACGGCGCGCACGTCGTGTTGGCCACCGGCCGGAGCCTCGTCGGGACCCGTCCGATCGTCGAGGACCTCGGCCTGCGCGCCACCACGGCCATCTGCTCCAACGGCGCGGTGTGGTGGGACACGGACTCCGGCGAGGTCGTGCGGAAGATCGAGTTCCAGCCCGGTCCGTCGGTCGAACGCCTGCGCGACCTGTTGCCCGACTCGGTGTTCGCGGTCGAGGTGACGGGCGTGGGGAACCTGTCGCTCGGGCGGTTCCCGGAGGGTGACCTGTGGGGTGAGGTGCGCGAGGTGTCGTTCGAGGAGCTGGCGGCGACGCCGACGTCACGGCTGGTCATGCGGTGGGTCGGGCGCACGCCGGAGGAGCTGGCGTTGCGGCTGTTGGACATCGAGCTGCCTGACGTGTCGGCTTCGTGCGACCACAACGAGCCGTGGCTGACGTTGTCGCCTCCCGGGGTGACCAAGGGGGCGGCGTTGGAGGTGTTGCGGCGGGAGCTGGGGGTGTCCGAAAAGGACACGCTGGCCATCGGGGACGGTTCGAACGACGTGGCGATGCTGTGGTGGGCGGCGCACGGCGTCGCCATGGGTCAGGCGCCGGCGGCGGTGCGGGCGGTCGCGGACGCGGTCACCGGGACGATCCTGGACGACGGCGCGGCGGCGGTGCTGGACCGGTACTTCGCCGCCTGA
- a CDS encoding PPOX class F420-dependent oxidoreductase, producing the protein MAYTEAPDGWWREFVSAAPARTGKLAVVRKDGSPHVSPVWVDLDGGTLVFTTHLESIKGKAIARDGRVAVCLDDERPPFAFVTVSGRAEIEDDLEQVRYWAGRIGARYMGADRANEYAERNGVPGEVVVRIRDAKVVAKVAIAD; encoded by the coding sequence ATGGCTTACACCGAGGCACCCGACGGCTGGTGGCGCGAGTTCGTGTCGGCCGCGCCGGCCCGGACCGGCAAGCTCGCGGTCGTGCGCAAGGACGGGTCGCCGCACGTCTCACCCGTGTGGGTGGACCTGGACGGCGGCACGCTCGTGTTCACCACGCACCTGGAGTCGATCAAGGGCAAGGCGATCGCGCGCGACGGCCGGGTGGCGGTCTGCCTGGACGACGAACGGCCGCCGTTCGCGTTCGTCACGGTGTCCGGCCGGGCCGAGATCGAGGACGACCTCGAGCAGGTGCGCTACTGGGCGGGCCGCATCGGCGCCCGGTACATGGGCGCGGACCGGGCGAACGAGTACGCCGAGCGCAACGGCGTGCCCGGCGAGGTGGTCGTCCGCATCCGCGACGCCAAGGTCGTCGCCAAGGTCGCCATCGCCGACTGA